The following are encoded together in the Paenibacillus pabuli genome:
- a CDS encoding GNAT family N-acetyltransferase: protein MEIPFNGDMTETVAALSERLVGRTVCFPGVEGFEDARVILVEDANYYDGIYSNGLLIEVDTPHLGRVRNYGCLKNVYEDRLEFFPRDGFDIDDTQIIHLNPEREDQFYIRPIESNEIGKVLKLYAEEEDVIVDDHWLHHAKSAFNSLTLAQGAILGVFDYHGDVVGCLTVNLARDLYIGYAHGPYAHLETIIIDEGFQGKGLATSLVKYAIQYCRLRNVTYINCQTENPAMARVYEKAGLARKYTNYHLEFK, encoded by the coding sequence TTGGAAATTCCATTTAATGGTGATATGACGGAAACTGTCGCGGCACTTTCTGAACGTTTAGTTGGTCGCACGGTATGTTTCCCTGGTGTGGAAGGTTTTGAGGATGCACGTGTAATACTTGTTGAGGATGCAAATTATTACGATGGAATTTATTCTAATGGACTTCTTATTGAGGTTGATACTCCACACCTTGGAAGAGTTCGAAATTACGGGTGCCTTAAAAATGTATACGAAGATCGGCTCGAATTCTTCCCTCGAGATGGTTTTGATATCGATGATACTCAGATTATTCACCTTAATCCTGAACGTGAGGACCAATTTTACATTCGACCAATTGAATCAAATGAAATCGGTAAGGTATTGAAGTTATACGCAGAAGAGGAAGACGTCATCGTTGACGATCACTGGTTACATCACGCTAAGTCTGCTTTTAACAGTTTGACTTTAGCGCAAGGTGCAATCTTAGGTGTCTTCGACTATCATGGCGATGTGGTCGGATGTTTGACTGTAAACCTAGCACGGGACTTATACATCGGATACGCGCACGGACCTTATGCGCACTTGGAAACTATCATTATTGATGAGGGTTTTCAAGGCAAAGGATTAGCTACATCTTTAGTTAAATATGCGATCCAATATTGCAGACTGCGTAATGTAACCTACATTAACTGTCAGACAGAAAATCCAGCTATGGCACGCGTTTATGAAAAAGCAGGATTAGCGCGTAAATATACTAATTACCATTTGGAATTCAAGTAA
- a CDS encoding MgtC/SapB family protein → MTFLIEPINLHDMTIVLLKLLIISIVAIVIGLERENKHKPLGTKTLSTIGIVSCLLTMISIESVEHYMAIYPTLNMDPFRLPAQVVSGIGFLGAGAIFIKSNNSIVNLTTASLVWGTAMLGIAVGAGFILETAIAFSLILLSIKIIPWTLTKLKFSDSTKKVAISLHVKGSDNITEVLARINSLSIKIDELSLKQFDEEHTKIKLICYVKKDNYVTDIYRSLIDENHTSNIEVT, encoded by the coding sequence ATGACATTTTTGATTGAGCCGATAAATCTACATGATATGACGATTGTTTTACTGAAGTTGTTAATAATATCTATTGTTGCAATAGTAATTGGACTTGAGCGCGAAAATAAACATAAACCACTCGGGACTAAAACTTTATCTACTATAGGGATTGTCAGTTGTTTATTGACAATGATATCTATTGAATCAGTTGAACATTATATGGCAATTTACCCAACACTTAATATGGATCCATTTCGATTACCTGCTCAGGTAGTAAGTGGTATTGGTTTCCTGGGTGCAGGGGCAATCTTTATTAAAAGTAATAACTCTATTGTAAATTTAACAACTGCCTCATTAGTTTGGGGAACAGCAATGTTAGGAATTGCAGTTGGCGCTGGATTTATACTAGAGACGGCAATAGCGTTCTCCTTAATACTATTGAGTATTAAGATTATCCCTTGGACATTAACTAAGTTAAAATTCTCTGATAGCACGAAGAAGGTAGCAATCAGTCTACATGTTAAGGGCAGCGATAATATCACTGAAGTCCTGGCAAGAATTAATTCACTCTCCATTAAAATAGATGAGTTATCATTAAAGCAGTTCGATGAGGAGCATACAAAAATTAAACTCATCTGTTATGTGAAGAAGGACAATTATGTAACTGATATTTACCGTTCACTTATTGATGAGAATCACACTTCAAATATTGAGGTAACTTAG
- a CDS encoding lipoprotein, with amino-acid sequence MRKIIFTCLILTVLTGETNNKFT; translated from the coding sequence ATGAGGAAAATTATTTTTACATGTCTGATACTCACCGTACTGACTGGGGAAACAAATAACAAATTTACATGA
- a CDS encoding DNA polymerase beta superfamily protein, with amino-acid sequence MSRFDLMTAEEKEAYFQPNTILKVITGSTSYGLNTPESDTDMKSIVNLPVYDLFSMGEEFTTTVSSDPDHEYHSLKKFLSLAQTQNPTVLEIISGLDQFVVQTSPVGDYLRKNKSIFLSNGIVNSFGGYAKQQLLRIKNGLGVATIDDNIVHLKETLDRVMATFDEHYPTYGEGKLTVTNVGVDDQGRADINLNINYDKIELRQLAGMTSELTNASKNFNKMGARNKKAGDKLGKHAMNLIRLLIVGAKAMRTGELEVYQGHNRDLLLDLRNLKYTWDEVFEMVAEYDFEFQEARKHSVLPDFVDKQEIDRMYRRLSIKWYGV; translated from the coding sequence ATGTCAAGATTCGATTTAATGACTGCTGAAGAAAAGGAAGCTTATTTTCAACCGAATACGATCCTGAAGGTTATCACTGGTTCAACTTCCTACGGCTTAAATACTCCTGAATCCGACACCGATATGAAGTCTATTGTTAACTTACCGGTATATGACCTATTCTCGATGGGAGAGGAATTTACTACAACAGTTTCTTCTGATCCAGATCACGAATATCATTCACTTAAAAAGTTTCTTTCTCTGGCACAGACTCAAAATCCGACTGTACTTGAGATCATCAGTGGATTAGATCAGTTTGTAGTGCAGACATCTCCGGTTGGTGACTATCTCCGCAAAAATAAATCGATTTTCCTTTCTAACGGAATCGTAAATAGTTTCGGAGGTTATGCCAAACAGCAGCTTCTGCGCATCAAAAACGGATTAGGTGTCGCCACTATTGATGACAATATCGTACACTTGAAAGAAACTCTCGATCGAGTTATGGCTACATTTGATGAGCACTATCCTACATATGGCGAAGGAAAATTAACCGTCACTAATGTAGGTGTTGATGATCAAGGGCGTGCTGATATTAACTTAAATATCAATTATGATAAGATCGAATTACGGCAACTCGCTGGTATGACATCTGAACTCACTAATGCAAGCAAGAACTTTAATAAAATGGGTGCACGTAACAAAAAAGCTGGCGATAAACTGGGTAAACATGCTATGAACTTAATTCGACTTCTAATCGTAGGTGCTAAGGCGATGCGAACGGGGGAATTGGAAGTTTACCAAGGACATAACCGAGACTTACTCCTTGATTTACGTAATCTTAAATATACGTGGGACGAAGTTTTCGAAATGGTTGCTGAATATGATTTTGAATTCCAGGAAGCTCGGAAACACTCAGTATTGCCTGATTTTGTGGATAAGCAAGAAATCGACAGAATGTATCGCAGGCTATCTATTAAGTGGTACGGAGTTTAA
- a CDS encoding DNA polymerase beta superfamily protein gives MSEELIMEVREFVSNKIGSDDISNSMIYLCQAGSHISGTNDETSDLDFRAISAPDISTVFGLDAFDHTKLIGGQGKINHKDDFDVEIYSPREFIKDAYYGEIIPFEMLHVGEEFQLDLAKPFKPLYDRRDMFLSKSVVRKYSKFIDGCFKKSAVPVKSLKREDKIQRATAYGYETKEAMNSIKCLRLMIELLDTGEVNLYRKDREELLDIKRGKYTVEEYHKIYKELREELESKLKENTAIPDRANYKQVNEFLISYMRFLYP, from the coding sequence GTGAGCGAAGAACTCATCATGGAAGTACGTGAATTTGTGTCTAACAAAATAGGTTCGGATGACATCAGTAACTCGATGATTTACTTATGTCAGGCAGGATCACATATTAGTGGTACAAACGACGAAACATCGGATTTGGACTTCCGTGCAATATCAGCACCTGATATTAGTACAGTTTTTGGATTGGATGCCTTCGATCACACTAAACTTATTGGTGGGCAAGGTAAAATTAACCATAAGGATGACTTCGATGTGGAGATTTATAGTCCTCGGGAATTTATTAAAGATGCATACTACGGTGAAATTATACCTTTCGAAATGCTTCACGTTGGAGAAGAATTTCAATTGGATTTAGCCAAACCTTTTAAGCCGCTCTATGACCGACGTGATATGTTCTTGTCTAAATCTGTGGTACGCAAGTACTCGAAATTTATCGATGGTTGCTTCAAGAAGTCAGCTGTACCTGTCAAAAGTCTTAAACGTGAGGACAAAATTCAGCGTGCAACAGCCTATGGCTATGAGACTAAGGAAGCAATGAACTCTATCAAATGTCTACGACTCATGATCGAGCTATTGGATACCGGTGAAGTTAACCTCTATCGTAAAGATAGGGAGGAACTTCTCGACATCAAGCGAGGTAAGTATACGGTTGAAGAGTATCACAAAATTTACAAGGAACTTCGTGAGGAACTTGAATCCAAACTTAAAGAGAATACCGCTATACCTGATAGAGCAAACTACAAACAGGTCAATGAATTTCTCATAAGTTACATGAGATTCCTTTATCCTTAA
- a CDS encoding ATP-binding protein, with amino-acid sequence MSEHNNENNYDESSFKVLEGIEPIRTNPHLTLDGSGMKAIFQLLREVTDNIIDESKEVKSRKITGKVKLFPDGSVEISDNARGIPVGLHPEKNIPTVYLAFEVMNAGSKIKGHSSYARSVGANGIGLSAVNACSKRLDVTIKRDGEVWHIGYEMGKRVENLEKVGTCDINDTGTTIKFLFDETVLSMKDENRVYDYPFILNDIKKHFADYAIFNRNVEFFLDWDIPVTGKGTMEFTNEYTPQSIVGKNGNKVLEYSYESTKINCGAEFYFSVTEPEKRVQLAAINGSRVMYGQHVSAFEDRLVEFVSTIFKTRGYLSSELALDRDLILERINYVILVNTDIKQYKGQVKNEFSAVDVGFDIREELQGKFEEVFDTAELDRFIEDLREIYGLRLSEYRALKAAREKKRPTFKKEVINKDLSKFYDCENGPRMREHNSVWFLEGNSAAGTFSSSRNVSTMAYVELQGKPLNVNKRSDSQSLEKNGTFRIISHVVKMNKFTKFIIGTDGDTDGLHIQLLISLIFYKHFPEIIEAGQLYICYAPLYRGHKNGKVDYFLENEYDLAISQGFTIGAGDRFKGLGEMKSEDMKASMINNGRFVRVSPQSFGKMEEAGMSAEDIILRLTSNDTSARKEILKHMADSELLSYYENQRAIKRKFDSKINPMYLTSDGTPMTQEELDAKYGNFDTEVDEYEPGDYTEELDEDIYDADAV; translated from the coding sequence GTGTCTGAACACAATAACGAGAATAACTATGATGAATCATCGTTTAAGGTACTCGAAGGAATTGAACCGATCCGTACAAATCCTCACTTGACTCTTGATGGTTCCGGAATGAAAGCTATCTTCCAGCTCCTTCGTGAGGTTACGGATAATATTATCGACGAATCTAAAGAAGTTAAATCGCGTAAAATTACAGGTAAAGTCAAATTGTTCCCTGACGGTTCAGTTGAAATTTCCGATAATGCTCGTGGTATCCCGGTTGGACTTCACCCAGAAAAGAATATTCCAACTGTGTACTTGGCCTTTGAGGTTATGAACGCTGGCTCGAAAATTAAAGGGCACAGTTCTTACGCACGTTCAGTTGGTGCGAATGGTATTGGTCTTTCTGCTGTAAACGCGTGCTCTAAACGTCTGGATGTTACAATCAAACGTGACGGCGAAGTTTGGCATATCGGTTACGAAATGGGTAAACGTGTTGAAAACTTGGAAAAAGTCGGAACATGCGATATCAATGATACAGGTACTACTATCAAATTCTTGTTTGATGAAACTGTACTTTCAATGAAAGATGAAAATCGTGTTTACGATTACCCGTTCATTCTCAATGATATCAAAAAACACTTTGCAGATTATGCGATCTTTAACCGTAACGTGGAATTCTTCCTGGATTGGGATATTCCTGTTACTGGTAAAGGTACGATGGAATTTACGAACGAGTATACACCTCAATCTATTGTAGGTAAAAATGGGAATAAGGTTCTGGAATATTCCTACGAATCTACTAAAATCAATTGTGGTGCTGAATTCTACTTCTCGGTTACTGAACCTGAAAAACGCGTACAGTTGGCAGCGATCAACGGTTCCCGAGTAATGTATGGACAGCACGTAAGTGCTTTCGAAGATCGCTTAGTTGAATTCGTTTCAACTATCTTCAAAACTCGTGGCTATCTGAGTAGTGAACTCGCTTTGGACCGAGATTTGATTTTGGAACGTATTAACTACGTAATCTTGGTTAACACTGATATTAAACAGTATAAAGGACAAGTTAAAAACGAATTCTCCGCTGTTGATGTTGGTTTCGATATTCGTGAAGAGTTGCAAGGTAAATTCGAAGAAGTCTTCGATACAGCTGAACTGGATCGGTTCATCGAGGATCTGAGAGAAATTTACGGATTACGGTTGAGCGAGTATCGTGCATTGAAAGCTGCACGTGAAAAGAAACGGCCTACATTTAAAAAGGAAGTCATTAACAAGGACTTATCTAAATTCTACGACTGTGAGAATGGTCCGAGAATGCGCGAACATAACAGTGTCTGGTTCCTGGAAGGTAACTCGGCGGCAGGTACATTCTCAAGTAGCCGTAACGTGTCTACTATGGCTTATGTCGAACTTCAAGGTAAGCCGTTGAATGTCAATAAACGTTCCGATTCTCAATCACTTGAGAAAAACGGTACATTCCGAATCATCAGTCACGTTGTAAAAATGAACAAATTTACGAAATTTATTATCGGTACTGACGGTGATACTGACGGACTACATATCCAGTTGCTGATCAGTTTGATATTTTACAAGCATTTCCCTGAAATTATCGAAGCAGGACAACTTTACATCTGTTACGCACCACTCTACCGTGGTCACAAAAACGGTAAAGTTGATTACTTCTTGGAAAACGAATATGATCTGGCTATCTCGCAAGGTTTCACTATTGGTGCCGGCGACCGTTTCAAAGGATTGGGCGAGATGAAGTCTGAGGATATGAAAGCTTCTATGATCAATAACGGACGCTTCGTACGTGTTAGTCCTCAGTCCTTTGGTAAAATGGAAGAAGCAGGAATGTCCGCTGAAGATATCATTCTGCGTCTGACTTCTAATGATACATCTGCTCGTAAGGAAATCTTGAAACATATGGCTGACTCTGAATTGCTCAGTTATTACGAGAACCAACGTGCGATAAAACGTAAGTTTGATTCTAAAATTAACCCTATGTACCTGACTAGCGATGGTACTCCAATGACTCAAGAGGAATTGGATGCGAAATATGGTAACTTCGATACTGAGGTTGATGAGTACGAGCCTGGGGATTATACCGAAGAGTTGGACGAAGATATTTACGATGCTGATGCTGTATAA
- a CDS encoding S-layer homology domain-containing protein — protein sequence MRKGKLSKTLSVVLSASLLLGSLPFWGGGKAEASASDLLTYSKFLDKRAYATGVSDDGTKVTAFTGGSDSGYTFNIYDKSGNATPIEVNPTYFKREVEISPDGKYVAWIENGVANSSSMSSSKVRLLDLGTGIVTEVTKTGTAGVTLAFSPDSNKIVYSVGNVLYTYDISEQKQTALPSSISGQTFLATNPTLAYSDYAIFGPNSTDVYYTLANSSKVGSVYKWDGTASTLIAGGLNTQSNNSNPTVYAISSDGKYLLFAENYSGTMHVRNLETGKDENHSAANFRVNSSATFIGDTHVVSYLTWDMNQVRTLYNIDTKEKYYLTAGIISKDGSAFYSSSHYSAESGTKESFGYYDFSSLDLANINFTPLLPREVYSYGASIRYYAPLFYSSAKLKVNGKEISSDLTVGTSPLAVTFTQNIFSMSNVPYGPQDVEFTFYNSAGDADSINTQLGGLPYKTVTLGQETVDLGSFVNINYSLWRVVGDNTLLSVNSLGSKQFASDGRGRFSPTVEGNIAKFLNNDYYEEFTKEDKALIDEGVWQTYYPLTSGTPKAYQVTARIGMLNYEMLSAFPSGGLYFASTPWLMDAYDTAYSRGTSWWNNLKYDSYSTTTYLEVYPAIKVVSGVTAVEGSGDYRDPYTLTASPVVAKPTSPANLKVTTEETSLTANWDPVDGAKGYRVVVNNQQVYSGPNLSYVYTGLTANTDYTVDVYAYNDAGESSKVSLVVKTKETAVQLAAPGQPTAISTEAGNVQINWPASEGALIYKVQRNGVDIGSVATTSYVDKTAVMGESYIYTVKAFDGINTSNPSPILLVTVGEATNTPDPEPVVLDKPANFVLTPKTTSVIATWDAVSGASEYKLMRGNSIVYQGPLTTFSNSDLTEGTPYDYSVVAIKGDVVSEAATASTVTLVSQLAYPANFRIVTLEYNKVRLEWDQVDGAEGYQMTRDGMPIGTPNSTWWEDDATSISAGATYTYKVSAVKNGVAGKEAQKIVNVPTEPIQGEAPTGDLVLKATRVQHDRVGLSWTTVTGATYYDVYQDTENRVWHGELNTITDPNVGPEEVHTYKVVAGNEWGTLESNVIVVTTPSAPQSIVITPSEPMEGTITFEFKTVDGSYHYVERNPQTRYEPLPDGSFHKTYYNSATGELRDEGIVYPVNGKLRFSESGIDPSKDYHYDVIAVVLKADGTEEVVAREEVNITTPADGSGATVPGTIVDPTDPGNGGGTTDPGNGGGTTNPGNGGGTTDPGTTTPGTGGSDNGSIGGNTGGSTGNTGSNNSGSTGNTGSNNSGPTGNTGSNESTNDVGNSVPGTTGPVDEASDIPTDVEVPADVNFSDVENSFAKDAISYLAGKGIVKGYTDGTFNPDKQVTRAEFAIFLNRALGYGEGEYKHNFNDFDVNAWYAPELASALNNGITKGFTDGTYRPNDIIPREQAAVMLANIIAERGIEGSDLQYADAKAIIAWALDSVEVVTEAGVMSGYPGGKFLPKKELTRAEAAIMIYNLLQTK from the coding sequence ATGAGGAAAGGCAAGTTAAGTAAGACATTGTCTGTAGTCCTTTCAGCTAGTTTGCTGTTAGGAAGTCTACCTTTTTGGGGAGGAGGTAAAGCGGAAGCATCTGCCTCAGATTTGCTAACATACTCTAAGTTCCTTGATAAGCGCGCATATGCAACTGGCGTGTCTGATGACGGAACTAAGGTAACAGCATTTACAGGTGGTAGTGATTCTGGATATACCTTTAATATTTATGATAAGTCGGGTAATGCTACACCTATAGAGGTTAATCCCACTTATTTTAAGCGCGAGGTAGAAATTTCTCCGGATGGTAAGTACGTTGCATGGATCGAGAATGGCGTAGCTAATAGTTCGAGTATGTCCAGTTCAAAAGTCCGGTTGTTGGATTTAGGCACAGGAATAGTTACTGAGGTAACTAAGACAGGTACTGCAGGTGTTACACTAGCTTTCAGCCCAGATAGTAATAAGATCGTTTATTCTGTAGGAAATGTGTTGTATACATATGACATTTCTGAGCAGAAACAAACAGCTCTACCTTCGAGTATTAGCGGTCAAACTTTCTTGGCAACAAATCCTACGCTAGCCTACTCCGATTATGCAATTTTTGGACCTAATAGCACGGATGTATATTACACTCTAGCTAACTCGTCAAAAGTAGGTTCCGTTTATAAATGGGATGGAACAGCATCTACTTTGATCGCAGGTGGTCTGAATACACAATCAAATAACAGTAATCCGACTGTGTACGCTATATCTTCGGACGGAAAGTATTTACTGTTTGCGGAGAATTACAGTGGTACTATGCATGTTCGTAACCTCGAAACAGGTAAAGATGAAAACCATAGTGCGGCTAATTTTAGGGTTAACAGCTCCGCTACATTCATTGGTGATACGCATGTAGTATCTTATCTTACTTGGGATATGAACCAGGTGAGAACTCTTTATAATATTGACACTAAAGAGAAGTACTACCTTACCGCTGGTATTATTTCTAAAGATGGATCGGCATTCTATTCCAGTTCACACTACAGTGCTGAATCTGGAACAAAGGAAAGTTTTGGATATTACGATTTCAGCTCACTGGATTTAGCTAATATCAACTTCACTCCTTTATTGCCAAGAGAAGTCTACAGCTATGGTGCATCTATTCGGTATTACGCCCCGCTATTTTACAGCAGCGCTAAGTTAAAGGTAAATGGTAAAGAGATTTCCTCTGATCTAACAGTTGGTACATCCCCATTGGCTGTCACATTCACACAGAATATTTTCAGTATGTCTAATGTTCCTTATGGACCGCAAGATGTAGAATTCACTTTCTATAACTCTGCAGGTGACGCAGACTCAATTAACACGCAGTTAGGTGGTCTCCCGTATAAAACTGTAACATTGGGACAAGAAACCGTAGACTTGGGAAGTTTTGTCAACATCAATTACTCTCTTTGGAGAGTGGTTGGAGATAACACTTTGTTAAGCGTAAATTCACTTGGTAGTAAGCAATTTGCCTCGGATGGTAGAGGTAGGTTCTCTCCTACAGTAGAAGGTAATATCGCTAAGTTTTTAAATAACGATTATTACGAAGAATTTACAAAAGAAGATAAAGCATTAATCGATGAGGGAGTATGGCAAACATATTATCCGCTAACGTCGGGTACTCCTAAAGCGTACCAAGTTACTGCACGTATTGGTATGTTGAATTATGAAATGCTTAGTGCATTCCCATCTGGGGGACTCTATTTTGCTTCTACACCTTGGTTGATGGATGCATATGACACCGCTTATAGCAGAGGAACTTCTTGGTGGAATAACCTCAAATATGATAGCTATTCTACTACAACATATCTAGAAGTTTACCCAGCAATTAAGGTCGTATCTGGGGTAACTGCTGTTGAAGGATCTGGGGACTACCGAGACCCGTACACTTTGACTGCTTCTCCAGTTGTAGCTAAACCTACATCACCGGCTAACTTAAAGGTAACTACAGAAGAAACTAGTTTAACAGCAAACTGGGATCCTGTAGATGGTGCTAAGGGTTACCGAGTTGTGGTAAATAACCAACAAGTATATAGTGGTCCGAATTTGTCATACGTTTACACTGGGTTAACGGCTAATACAGACTACACTGTAGATGTGTATGCATATAATGATGCTGGTGAAAGTAGTAAAGTTAGTTTGGTTGTAAAAACCAAAGAAACTGCAGTACAACTCGCGGCACCAGGACAGCCAACTGCAATCAGTACAGAAGCAGGAAATGTTCAGATCAACTGGCCAGCTTCCGAAGGTGCTTTGATTTATAAAGTCCAACGTAATGGTGTAGACATCGGTTCTGTAGCAACCACTAGTTATGTGGACAAAACAGCAGTAATGGGCGAAAGCTACATTTACACTGTCAAGGCTTTTGATGGTATTAACACAAGTAACCCGTCCCCAATTTTGTTAGTAACTGTTGGTGAAGCGACTAACACTCCTGATCCAGAACCAGTTGTATTGGACAAACCGGCAAACTTTGTATTGACTCCGAAGACAACTTCTGTTATTGCAACTTGGGACGCAGTATCTGGCGCAAGTGAATATAAACTTATGCGAGGTAATTCTATTGTTTACCAAGGACCTCTCACTACATTCTCAAACTCTGATTTGACTGAAGGTACGCCTTACGATTACTCTGTCGTTGCTATTAAAGGTGATGTAGTGAGTGAAGCCGCTACAGCTAGCACAGTTACACTTGTTAGTCAGCTTGCTTATCCGGCTAACTTCCGCATCGTAACTCTAGAATACAACAAAGTACGTCTTGAGTGGGATCAGGTAGACGGAGCAGAAGGTTACCAAATGACACGTGATGGTATGCCGATCGGAACACCTAACTCTACTTGGTGGGAAGATGATGCAACAAGTATTTCTGCAGGTGCGACATATACTTATAAAGTATCTGCTGTAAAAAATGGAGTTGCAGGTAAAGAAGCGCAAAAAATTGTCAATGTACCAACCGAACCGATTCAAGGTGAAGCGCCAACTGGCGACTTGGTATTGAAAGCTACTCGTGTTCAACATGACAGAGTTGGGCTTTCTTGGACAACTGTTACCGGCGCAACTTATTACGATGTTTACCAGGATACAGAGAACCGTGTGTGGCATGGTGAATTGAATACAATCACTGATCCTAACGTAGGACCTGAAGAGGTCCACACTTATAAAGTAGTTGCAGGTAACGAGTGGGGAACCCTGGAATCAAACGTAATTGTTGTCACAACTCCTTCCGCACCGCAAAGCATTGTTATTACACCTTCTGAACCTATGGAAGGTACAATAACATTTGAATTTAAAACTGTAGATGGTTCTTATCATTACGTGGAAAGAAACCCGCAAACACGCTATGAGCCATTACCTGATGGTTCATTCCATAAAACTTATTATAACAGTGCAACCGGTGAACTCAGAGACGAAGGTATTGTTTACCCTGTTAATGGTAAACTCCGGTTCAGCGAATCCGGTATTGATCCGAGCAAGGACTATCACTATGACGTCATCGCTGTAGTATTAAAAGCTGATGGTACTGAAGAAGTTGTCGCTCGTGAAGAAGTAAATATCACAACTCCGGCTGATGGTAGTGGTGCAACTGTTCCAGGAACTATTGTTGATCCGACTGATCCGGGTAACGGTGGAGGTACAACTGACCCTGGTAACGGTGGAGGTACAACTAACCCTGGTAACGGTGGAGGTACAACTGATCCAGGAACTACAACTCCGGGAACTGGTGGTTCTGATAATGGATCAATTGGCGGCAACACTGGTGGTTCTACAGGTAATACTGGATCCAATAACAGTGGTTCTACAGGTAATACTGGATCCAATAACAGTGGACCAACTGGTAATACTGGATCGAACGAGAGTACTAATGATGTAGGAAACTCTGTTCCCGGTACAACTGGACCGGTTGACGAAGCTTCAGACATTCCAACGGATGTTGAAGTACCCGCTGATGTGAATTTTTCAGATGTTGAAAATAGTTTCGCAAAAGATGCTATTTCCTACCTCGCAGGTAAAGGTATTGTTAAAGGATACACTGATGGTACTTTCAATCCTGACAAACAAGTAACACGTGCTGAATTTGCAATTTTCCTTAACAGAGCGTTGGGTTATGGTGAAGGTGAATATAAGCACAACTTCAATGACTTTGATGTTAATGCTTGGTACGCACCTGAACTCGCTTCCGCACTGAACAACGGAATCACAAAAGGATTTACAGATGGAACTTATCGTCCAAATGATATTATCCCTCGTGAGCAAGCGGCAGTAATGCTTGCTAATATTATAGCTGAACGTGGAATCGAAGGTAGCGATCTGCAATATGCTGATGCTAAGGCAATTATTGCATGGGCACTTGATAGTGTCGAAGTAGTAACTGAAGCAGGTGTTATGAGTGGTTATCCTGGAGGTAAATTCCTTCCTAAGAAGGAACTGACTCGTGCAGAAGCAGCAATTATGATTTACAACCTCTTGCAAACTAAATAA
- a CDS encoding PH domain-containing protein, with product MYEEETIIYKGKPFHYYCKLVFTKYLITGRRISIDTGIFNVNTEEIRLHRVNDISVSASMIQRMFGRGSVTIYSNDITCPTVTIRDIPNYKEVARVLSDWVEYAKATYRSNEIITSVNQSQHEYVPGY from the coding sequence ATGTACGAAGAAGAAACAATTATCTACAAAGGTAAACCTTTCCACTATTACTGTAAATTAGTTTTCACTAAATACTTAATCACTGGTCGAAGAATCAGTATTGACACTGGTATTTTTAATGTAAATACCGAAGAAATAAGGCTACATCGCGTAAACGATATATCTGTGTCCGCTTCCATGATCCAGCGAATGTTTGGTAGAGGTAGTGTCACAATTTACTCTAATGACATCACCTGTCCTACGGTTACTATTCGAGATATACCTAATTATAAAGAAGTAGCTCGAGTCCTCAGTGATTGGGTAGAGTATGCAAAGGCAACTTATAGATCAAATGAGATCATCACCAGTGTTAACCAGAGCCAGCATGAATATGTACCTGGTTATTAA